A region of Silurus meridionalis isolate SWU-2019-XX chromosome 13, ASM1480568v1, whole genome shotgun sequence DNA encodes the following proteins:
- the prpf18 gene encoding pre-mRNA-splicing factor 18 isoform X2 → MDILKAEIARKRKLMEEKELVNNTKKYFKRADLAKKEEEEYYKRCGYNLENKQQQEETAPSTSSNPVLELELIEEKLPMTLSRQEVIRRLRERGEPVRLFGETDYEAFQRLRKIEILAPEVNKGLRNDLKAAMDKIDQQYLNEIVGGQEAGDPDTQDDLKVHEENTTIEELEALGELLGTRNDNKDMDIIEKVMRFLLGVWAKDLNSREDHIKRSVQGKLASATHKQTESYLKPLFRKLNKKILSPDIKESITDIIKFMLQREYVKANDAYLQMAIGNAPWPIGVTMVGIHARTGREKIFSKHVAHVLNDETQRKYIQGLKRLMTICQKHFPTDPSKCVEYNAL, encoded by the exons ATGGACATTCTGAAGGCGGAAATTGCACGAAAGCGGAAGTTGATGGAAGAGAAGGAGCtcgtgaat AACACAAAGAAATACTTCAAGCGGGCTGATCTAGccaagaaggaggaggaagaataCTACAAAAGGTGTGGATACAAT TTGGAGAACAAGCAGCAGCAAGAGGAGACGGCTCCATCTACATCCTCCAACCCTGTGTTAGAACTGGAACTCATTGAGGAGAAGTTACCCATGACCCTCTCTCGACAGGAG GTGATCCGCCGTCTGAGGGAGCGTGGAGAGCCAGTGCGTCTGTTCGGAGAGACCGATTATGAAGCCTTCCAGAGGCTTCGCAAGATTGAGATCCTCGCACCAGAAGTGAACAAG GGGTTGAGGAATGATCTGAAGGCTGCAATGGACAAAATAGATCAGCAGTATTTGAATGAAATTGTAGGAGGACAGGAGGCTGGGGATCCAGACACACAGGATGATCTTAAAGTGCATGAGGAAAACACTACCATCGAGGAGCTGGAG GCTCTGGGTGAATTGCTGGGTACCAGAAATGATAACAAAGATATGGACATTATAGAGAAAGTGATGCGG TTCTTGCTGGGTGTTTGGGCTAAAGACCTGAATAGCCGAGAGGACCATATTAAACGGAGCGTCCAGGGAAAACTGGCCAGCGCAACACATAAACAGACCGAGTCTTATCTAAAGCCTCTGTTCAGGAAACTGAACAAGAAG ATTTTATCTCCAGACATTAAGGAATCCATCACAGACATCATCAAGTTTATGCTACAAAGGGAATATGTGAAG GCAAATGATGCTTACCTGCAGATGGCGATAGGGAACGCCCCATGGCCCATCGGGGTGACCATGGTAGGAATCCACGCACGTACCGGTCGAGAGAAAATCTTCTCCAAACACGTCGCTCACGTTCTCAACGATGAAACCCAAAGAAAATACATCCAG GGTCTGAAGAGGTTAATGACCATCTGCCAGAAGCATTTCCCCACAGATCCTTCAAAATGTGTTGAATACAATGCTCTGTAa
- the prpf18 gene encoding pre-mRNA-splicing factor 18 isoform X1, with the protein MDILKAEIARKRKLMEEKELVNNTKKYFKRADLAKKEEEEYYKRCGYNVAHEQPVTQLENKQQQEETAPSTSSNPVLELELIEEKLPMTLSRQEVIRRLRERGEPVRLFGETDYEAFQRLRKIEILAPEVNKGLRNDLKAAMDKIDQQYLNEIVGGQEAGDPDTQDDLKVHEENTTIEELEALGELLGTRNDNKDMDIIEKVMRFLLGVWAKDLNSREDHIKRSVQGKLASATHKQTESYLKPLFRKLNKKILSPDIKESITDIIKFMLQREYVKANDAYLQMAIGNAPWPIGVTMVGIHARTGREKIFSKHVAHVLNDETQRKYIQGLKRLMTICQKHFPTDPSKCVEYNAL; encoded by the exons ATGGACATTCTGAAGGCGGAAATTGCACGAAAGCGGAAGTTGATGGAAGAGAAGGAGCtcgtgaat AACACAAAGAAATACTTCAAGCGGGCTGATCTAGccaagaaggaggaggaagaataCTACAAAAGGTGTGGATACAAT GTTGCTCATGAACAGCCTGTGACACAG TTGGAGAACAAGCAGCAGCAAGAGGAGACGGCTCCATCTACATCCTCCAACCCTGTGTTAGAACTGGAACTCATTGAGGAGAAGTTACCCATGACCCTCTCTCGACAGGAG GTGATCCGCCGTCTGAGGGAGCGTGGAGAGCCAGTGCGTCTGTTCGGAGAGACCGATTATGAAGCCTTCCAGAGGCTTCGCAAGATTGAGATCCTCGCACCAGAAGTGAACAAG GGGTTGAGGAATGATCTGAAGGCTGCAATGGACAAAATAGATCAGCAGTATTTGAATGAAATTGTAGGAGGACAGGAGGCTGGGGATCCAGACACACAGGATGATCTTAAAGTGCATGAGGAAAACACTACCATCGAGGAGCTGGAG GCTCTGGGTGAATTGCTGGGTACCAGAAATGATAACAAAGATATGGACATTATAGAGAAAGTGATGCGG TTCTTGCTGGGTGTTTGGGCTAAAGACCTGAATAGCCGAGAGGACCATATTAAACGGAGCGTCCAGGGAAAACTGGCCAGCGCAACACATAAACAGACCGAGTCTTATCTAAAGCCTCTGTTCAGGAAACTGAACAAGAAG ATTTTATCTCCAGACATTAAGGAATCCATCACAGACATCATCAAGTTTATGCTACAAAGGGAATATGTGAAG GCAAATGATGCTTACCTGCAGATGGCGATAGGGAACGCCCCATGGCCCATCGGGGTGACCATGGTAGGAATCCACGCACGTACCGGTCGAGAGAAAATCTTCTCCAAACACGTCGCTCACGTTCTCAACGATGAAACCCAAAGAAAATACATCCAG GGTCTGAAGAGGTTAATGACCATCTGCCAGAAGCATTTCCCCACAGATCCTTCAAAATGTGTTGAATACAATGCTCTGTAa